A genomic stretch from Megalobrama amblycephala isolate DHTTF-2021 linkage group LG22, ASM1881202v1, whole genome shotgun sequence includes:
- the xrcc2 gene encoding DNA repair protein XRCC2 has product MTARVRMAENGAQLVSRLEGRQSLRDIEPNIFPVDGGPGQGDVVEFHGMEGTGKTETLYHMIICCIMPMQNGGLEVGVVFIDTDYHFDMLRLVSALEGRLAEDLKEGDCSENEPEERVRSCLRRLSVVHCNSSVQLLLTLHYLENTFSSQPSLGLLVIDSISAFYWVDRFNGGESTVCQEANLRKCAELLDRLRRNYGIVIFATTHAIMRNYGSDPGVSDVPGSSSSLSSSRRWRSAESATDFDKPYLCRAWQRIVTHRMLFTKSHVSKDHKQVFSTACTSIMTKGVKRCSFHVMEDGIKFICDK; this is encoded by the exons ATGACAGCGCGAGTTAGAATGGCTGAGAATGGAGCACAG CTTGTAAGCAGACTTGAGGGGCGACAGTCATTGAGGGACATTGAACCCAATATATTTCCTGTCGATGGCGGTCCAGGTCAAG GGGATGTCGTGGAGTTTCATGGTATGGAGGGCACAGGTAAGACAGAAACCTTGTACCACATGATCATCTGCTGCATCATGCCAATGCAGAATGGAGGTCTGGAGGTCGGGGTGGTCTTCATTGACACGGACTACCACTTTGACATGCTGCGCTTAGTGAGCGCTCTGGAGGGACGTTTGGCTGAAGACTTAAAGGAGGGTGACTGCTCTGAAAATGAACCTGAGGAGAGGGTACGTTCATGTCTGCGTAGACTGTCTGTAGTGCACTGCAACAGCTCAGTACAGCTACTCCTAACTCTGCACTACCTTGAAAACACTTTCTCCAGCCAGCCCTCTCTCGGCTTGCTGGTCATCGACAGCATCTCTGCATTCTACTGGGTGGACAGATTCAACGGTGGCGAGAGCACTGTCTGTCAGGAGGCTAACCTAAGAAAGTGTGCCGAGTTGCTGGACAGACTCCGTAGAAACTATGGCATCGTGATTTTCGCCACCACTCATGCCATCATGAGGAACTATGGATCTGATCCAGGGGTGTCAGATGTGCCcggttcatcatcatcattatcgtCATCTCGCAGGTGGAGGTCAGCTGAAAGCGCTACAGACTTTGACAAGCCCTACCTGTGCAGAGCATGGCAGAGAATAGTAACTCACAGGATGCTGTTCACTAAAAGTCATGTGTCAAAGGACCACAAACAGGTTTTCTCCACAGCATGTACCAGCATAATGACCAAAGGTGTCAAAAGATGCTCGTTTCATGTCATGGAAGACGGTATTAAATTTATATGTGACAAGTGA
- the actr3b gene encoding actin-related protein 3B — MMAVRPPPCVIDCGTGYTKIGYAGNTEPQFIMPSCIAIRESASVGDQAQRRLMKGVDDLDFFIGDEAIDKPNYATKWPIRHGIVEDWDLMEKFMEQIIFKYLRAEPEDHNFLMTEPPLNTPENREYLAEIMFETFNVPGLYIAVQAVLALAASWTSRQVGERTLTGVVIDSGDGVTHAIPVAEGYVIGSCIKHIPIAGRDITYFIQQLLRDREIGIPPEQSLETAKAVKERYCYICPDIVKEFTKYDMDPGKWIKKYKGINAINKNEFLIDVGYERFLGPEIFFHPEFANPDFLQPISDVVDEVIQNCPIDVRRPLYKNIVLSGGSTMFRDFGRRLQRDLKRVVDARLRMSEELSGGRIKPKPMEVQVITHHMQRYAVWFGGSMLASTPEFFQVCHSKKDYEEYGPRICRHNPVFGIMS, encoded by the exons ATGATGGCAGTGCGGCCCCCTCCATGCGTGATTGATTGCGGGACAGG GTACACCAAGATTGGTTATGCAGGAAACACGGAGCCCCAGTTCATCATGCCATCCT GTATTGCGATCAGAGAGTCAGCCAGTGTTGGAGATCAGGCACAGAGACGTCTCATGAAAGGAGTGGATGACCTCGATTTCTTCATCGGAGATGAAGCCATCGATAAACCAAATTATGCAACCAAG TGGCCCATCAGACATGGTATTGTTGAGGATTGGGACCTCATGGAAAAGTTCATGGAGCAGATCATATTTAAATATCTCCGAGCTGAACCAGAGGACCACAACTTCCTGATG ACAGAACCTCCTCTAAATACTCCTGAGAACCGGGAATACTTAGCGGAGATCATGTTTGAAACGTTCAACGTCCCAGGGCTGTATATTGCTGTTCAG GCTGTTTTGGCATTGGCAGCATCATGGACTTCAAGGCAGGTTGGAGAACGAACACTAACAGGAGTCGTGATTGATAGCGGTGATGGAGTTACTCATGCCATACCAGTG GCAGAAGGTTATGTGATTGGCAGCTGTATAAAGCACATCCCTATAGCAGGAAGAGACATCACCTACTTCATTCAGCAGCTgctgagagacagagagatcGGCATTCCTCCAGAGCAGTCATTGGAGACCGCAAAAGCTGTTAAA gaAAGGTATTGCTACATCTGTCCAGACATAGTGAAGGAATTCACGAAATATGACATGGACCCTGGCAAATGGATAAAAAAATACAAGGGAATCAATGCTATCAACAAAAATGAATTTCTAATAGATGTCGGATATGAGCGTTTTCTGGGACCAGAGATATTTTTTCACCCTGAG TTTGCCAACCCAGACTTCTTGCAGCCCATCTCAGATGTAGTGGATGAAGTCATTCAGAACTGCCCTATAGATGTCAGAAGACCACTTTACAAG AACATAGTCCTGTCGGGTGGCTCCACCATGTTTCGGGACTTTGGCCGCAGGCTGCAGCGGGACCTGAAGCGCGTGGTAGATGCCAGACTCAGAATGAGTGAGGAGCTCAGCGGTGGCAGAATAAAG CCCAAGCCCATGGAGGTGCAGGTAATAACTCATCACATGCAGCGATATGCCGTGTGGTTTGGGGGATCCATGTTGGCTTCTACG CCCGAGTTCTTCCAGGTCTGCCACTCTAAGAAGGACTACGAGGAATATGGACCCAGAATCTGTCGCCACAACCCAGTCTTTGGCATCATGTCCTAG